A region of Moorena producens PAL-8-15-08-1 DNA encodes the following proteins:
- a CDS encoding nucleotidyltransferase family protein: MSQCNLTEAMTYHTHSADNRWQQALLPMGSTLEQAIRNLDQSTLQIALLITAEGALVGTVTDGDIRRGLLRGLDLQSSVDAVVNRNPIVAPPGLRQETMLQIMQANGIQQLPVVDESRRVVGLYLLDELVNLTQRPNTMVIMAGGKGTRLRPLTENCPKPLLPVAGKPMLEHIIERASSEGFQHFVISIHYLGEMIEEYFSDGSRWQVQIDYLREDSPLGTAGAISLLQNRPEVPFIVTNGDVLTDIRYGEMVDFHIQHRATATMAVRLHEWQNPFGVVNTKGVDIVGFDEKPVVRTHVNAGIYILNPSALDELNPGEHCDMPVLFSRLQEHCHRTIVYPIHEAWLDVGREEDFQRAQVALSGKPSVVSGQRSAVSGQWSAVSRLNSD; encoded by the coding sequence AGCCCTACTCCCGATGGGAAGCACCCTTGAGCAAGCCATCCGCAATCTTGATCAGTCCACCTTGCAAATCGCACTTCTGATCACAGCTGAGGGTGCTCTGGTTGGTACTGTTACAGACGGTGACATTCGTCGAGGCCTCCTACGAGGACTTGATCTTCAAAGCTCGGTAGATGCTGTGGTTAACCGTAATCCGATTGTGGCACCACCGGGGCTGAGACAAGAGACGATGTTGCAAATTATGCAAGCCAATGGGATTCAGCAGTTGCCAGTAGTGGATGAATCTCGCCGTGTTGTTGGCTTATATTTGCTCGATGAATTAGTTAACCTAACCCAGCGACCTAATACTATGGTGATTATGGCAGGGGGAAAAGGAACCCGCCTGCGTCCCCTCACCGAAAACTGTCCAAAACCCTTGTTGCCAGTGGCGGGCAAACCAATGCTGGAACACATTATTGAGCGAGCTAGTTCTGAAGGCTTTCAACATTTTGTGATTTCTATCCATTATTTGGGAGAGATGATCGAGGAGTATTTCAGTGACGGTAGTCGTTGGCAGGTTCAGATTGATTATCTGCGAGAAGACTCTCCTTTAGGAACAGCTGGTGCGATTAGCTTATTACAGAACCGCCCTGAGGTGCCTTTTATTGTAACCAACGGCGATGTGCTAACTGACATTCGCTACGGGGAGATGGTTGATTTTCATATCCAACACAGGGCAACTGCGACCATGGCCGTTCGTTTGCATGAATGGCAAAATCCCTTTGGCGTTGTCAATACTAAAGGAGTTGACATCGTTGGCTTTGACGAAAAACCTGTGGTTCGCACTCATGTTAATGCTGGTATCTACATTCTGAATCCTTCCGCTCTAGATGAACTGAACCCTGGTGAACACTGCGACATGCCTGTCTTGTTTAGCCGCCTGCAGGAGCACTGCCACCGGACTATTGTTTATCCAATCCATGAGGCTTGGCTTGATGTTGGTCGAGAGGAAGATTTCCAGCGAGCTCAGGTGGCTTTAAGTGGAAAGCCTTCAGTGGTCAGTGGTCAGCGGTCAGCGGTCAGCGGTCAGTGGTCAGCGGTCAGCAGACTTAACTCAGATTAA